In a single window of the Micromonospora sp. WMMD1155 genome:
- a CDS encoding nuclear transport factor 2 family protein has protein sequence MGDTGMRLVERFNDAWHRGDLTTVAACLAEDVTYSPSAWDGPARTLRGRDAVCRAFADHLGSGPTLGAVRAAGDRVLCEWSWPLAEDGTVLRGVDLYLLRDGLIAAKDVFSKITTDG, from the coding sequence ATGGGCGATACCGGGATGCGGTTGGTCGAACGCTTCAACGACGCCTGGCATCGGGGCGACCTGACCACGGTGGCCGCGTGCCTGGCCGAGGACGTGACCTACAGTCCGAGCGCCTGGGACGGGCCGGCCCGCACCCTGCGAGGGCGGGACGCGGTGTGCCGCGCCTTCGCCGACCATCTCGGCAGTGGACCGACCCTGGGCGCGGTGCGGGCGGCCGGCGACCGGGTCCTGTGCGAGTGGAGCTGGCCGCTGGCGGAGGACGGCACCGTGCTGCGCGGAGTGGATCTCTACCTGCTCCGAGACGGTCTGATCGCCGCCAAGGACGTGTTCAGCAAGATCACGACGGACGGCTGA
- a CDS encoding sporulation protein, protein MRLTGVSRESGWTGLSVQTTLPNPSTRPGLRLPGRVTVAAGPEDVLVRHIRLGLVTTVEPDDPDAARRLVQFHQAPIAGRFVVPAGRRRAVDFALPLPWETPVTTFGGVPLLSLRMGLRTEVSVDPDLDQGAMVPVFVHPLPTQQHVFAALDTLGFAIRQAGLQEGGLPGVEHTLPLHQRWGFWVGPLYAGPITELEVIFVTDSAGLEAILWMDRRLALAGITHQSISRFRIWHEDADRRDWVATVDGWLRQAINRHAAAAAHADWSARIGGSAHVSRHPDEPIRPGYGLGGTAGGAGVGGGGSGGGDGT, encoded by the coding sequence GTGCGACTGACCGGAGTGTCCCGGGAGTCCGGTTGGACCGGCCTGTCCGTGCAGACCACACTTCCCAACCCGAGCACCCGGCCGGGCCTGCGCCTGCCGGGGCGGGTGACAGTCGCGGCCGGACCGGAGGACGTGCTGGTCCGGCACATCCGGCTCGGCCTGGTCACCACCGTCGAACCGGATGATCCGGACGCCGCCCGCCGCCTCGTGCAGTTCCACCAGGCGCCGATCGCCGGTCGGTTCGTCGTACCCGCCGGACGGCGGCGCGCTGTCGACTTCGCGTTGCCGTTGCCCTGGGAGACCCCGGTGACGACCTTCGGTGGGGTGCCGCTGCTCAGCCTGCGGATGGGTCTACGGACCGAGGTGTCCGTCGACCCCGACCTCGACCAGGGTGCGATGGTGCCCGTCTTCGTCCACCCGCTCCCCACCCAGCAGCACGTGTTCGCGGCGTTGGACACGCTGGGCTTCGCGATCCGCCAGGCGGGGTTGCAGGAGGGCGGGCTGCCCGGGGTGGAGCACACCCTGCCACTGCACCAGCGCTGGGGCTTCTGGGTGGGGCCGCTCTACGCCGGTCCGATCACCGAGCTTGAGGTGATCTTCGTGACCGACTCGGCGGGCCTGGAGGCGATCCTGTGGATGGATCGCCGGCTGGCGCTGGCCGGCATCACCCACCAGAGCATCAGCCGGTTCCGGATCTGGCACGAGGACGCCGACCGGCGGGACTGGGTCGCCACCGTGGACGGCTGGCTCCGCCAGGCGATCAACAGGCACGCCGCCGCTGCCGCGCACGCCGACTGGTCCGCGCGGATCGGCGGGTCCGCCCACGTCAGCCGCCACCCCGACGAGCCGATCCGTCCGGGCTACGGTCTCGGCGGCACCGCCGGCGGCGCGGGCGTCGGTGGCGGCGGCTCCGGCGGCGGCGACGGCACCTGA
- the leuE gene encoding leucine efflux protein LeuE, translating into MMAGVLGITDIWTYVLGTVAIILLPGPNSLFVLSTAAKRGVAVGYRAAGGVFVGDGVLMFLSAAGVASLLKAYPPLFLVIKYAGAAYLGYVGVTMLLGAARRWRDRNDPSTPRLIDAAEPAAMRSPFRKALVISLLNPKAILFFISFFIQFVDPGYAWPALSFLLLGLIAQVTSALYLTALIFAGTFLAAQFRQRRRLAAGGTTAVAALFLAFSLKLATATAG; encoded by the coding sequence ATGATGGCGGGCGTGCTGGGGATCACCGACATCTGGACGTACGTGCTGGGCACCGTGGCCATCATCCTGCTGCCCGGGCCGAACTCGCTCTTCGTGCTCTCCACCGCGGCCAAACGAGGGGTAGCGGTCGGTTACCGGGCCGCCGGGGGCGTGTTCGTCGGCGACGGGGTGCTGATGTTCCTCTCCGCCGCCGGGGTGGCGTCGTTGCTCAAGGCGTACCCTCCGCTGTTCCTGGTGATCAAGTACGCCGGTGCCGCGTACCTCGGTTATGTCGGGGTGACCATGCTGCTCGGCGCCGCGCGGCGCTGGCGCGACCGCAACGACCCGAGCACGCCGCGGCTCATCGACGCCGCGGAGCCGGCGGCGATGCGCAGCCCGTTCCGCAAGGCGCTGGTGATCAGCCTGCTGAACCCGAAGGCGATCCTGTTCTTCATCTCGTTCTTCATCCAGTTCGTCGACCCCGGCTACGCCTGGCCGGCGCTGTCGTTCCTGCTCCTCGGGCTGATCGCACAGGTGACGAGCGCGCTCTACCTGACCGCGTTGATCTTCGCGGGTACCTTCCTGGCGGCCCAGTTCCGGCAGCGCCGCCGCCTGGCCGCCGGCGGCACCACCGCCGTGGCCGCCCTCTTCCTGGCCTTCAGCCTCAAACTGGCCACCGCCACCGCCGGCTGA
- a CDS encoding bifunctional pyridoxamine 5'-phosphate oxidase family protein/GNAT family N-acetyltransferase, whose translation MYPPTARTTPHRSRDRMSYDEAAAHAVLDEAYDCALGFTVDGRPRVLPTLHVRIGDTLYLHGSTGSRPLLAARGDGLPVCVAVTLLDGLVYARSQFHHSANYRSVVAHGTARLVTDEREKLAMLTALVEKVGSGRSTDTRPPSRRELAETAVLALPLREVSVRSRSGGVREDEADLHLPHWAGVLPLRLTAGQPEPAPGVTAPLPAFLRTARTPWHDPVSLHGEHVRLEPLEVAHTDELHAATADDEVWQHLGSTRPSTPGETAEVIGTALAAQHQGERVAWVQRCVATGAVVGTTSYYEIDPERRAVAIGHTFLGRPWWRTGINTEAKLLLLGRAFDELGAVRVVWHTDIRNVRSQAAIERLGATREGVLRMHRQRPDGSWRDTVQYAMTVDEWPNAQVRLRERLRRTAPVA comes from the coding sequence ATGTATCCACCCACCGCCCGGACCACACCCCACCGCTCCCGCGACCGGATGAGCTACGACGAGGCCGCGGCTCACGCCGTGCTCGACGAGGCGTACGACTGCGCACTCGGGTTCACCGTCGACGGCCGGCCCCGGGTGCTGCCCACCCTGCACGTCCGCATCGGCGACACCCTCTACCTGCACGGATCCACCGGAAGCCGGCCACTGCTCGCCGCCCGGGGCGACGGGCTGCCGGTCTGCGTCGCGGTGACACTGCTCGACGGGCTGGTCTACGCCCGTTCCCAGTTCCACCACAGCGCCAACTACCGCTCGGTCGTCGCGCACGGCACCGCCCGCCTGGTCACCGACGAGCGGGAGAAGCTCGCCATGCTCACCGCGCTGGTGGAGAAGGTCGGCTCGGGACGCAGCACCGACACCCGCCCGCCCAGCCGACGGGAGCTGGCCGAGACCGCCGTGCTGGCGCTGCCCCTGCGCGAGGTGTCCGTCCGGTCCCGCAGCGGCGGGGTCCGCGAGGACGAGGCGGACCTGCACCTGCCGCACTGGGCCGGTGTGCTGCCGCTGCGGTTGACCGCCGGGCAACCCGAACCGGCCCCCGGGGTCACCGCGCCGCTGCCGGCGTTCCTGCGTACGGCGCGTACGCCCTGGCACGACCCGGTGTCGCTGCACGGCGAGCACGTCCGGCTGGAGCCGCTGGAGGTGGCGCACACCGATGAGTTGCACGCCGCCACCGCAGACGACGAGGTGTGGCAGCACCTCGGTAGCACCCGGCCCAGCACCCCGGGCGAGACCGCCGAGGTGATCGGCACCGCCCTGGCCGCTCAGCACCAGGGCGAGCGGGTGGCCTGGGTGCAGCGGTGCGTGGCGACCGGAGCGGTGGTGGGCACCACGTCCTACTACGAGATCGACCCCGAGCGGCGGGCGGTGGCGATCGGGCACACCTTCCTCGGTCGGCCCTGGTGGCGTACCGGGATCAACACCGAGGCGAAGCTGCTGCTGCTCGGCCGGGCCTTCGACGAACTGGGCGCGGTGCGGGTGGTCTGGCACACCGACATCCGCAACGTCCGTTCCCAGGCGGCCATCGAACGGCTCGGCGCGACCCGGGAAGGCGTCCTGCGGATGCACCGGCAACGCCCGGACGGCTCCTGGCGGGACACCGTCCAGTACGCGATGACCGTCGACGAGTGGCCGAACGCACAGGTCAGGCTGCGAGAAAGGCTTCGCCGTACGGCACCGGTGGCGTGA
- a CDS encoding aminotransferase class I/II-fold pyridoxal phosphate-dependent enzyme has product MSARYQLSGTTAVEISAGIESGIRIGALSPGAALPPVRALAADLGVSPATVARAYQELRQRGLLVTAGRHGTRVRPRPPVAARRSALRPPPLPGARDLSRGEPDRRLLPPLGPHLAALAADIGPSVSYSDAGVLPELAEVARARLDADGVPAGDLTLTGGALDGIERLLGAHLRPGDAVAVEDPGWANLLDLVAALGLRPIGVPVDDEGPLVAGVAAALAAGARALVVTSRAQNPTGSAVSAQRAEALRTLLGGRRDLLLIEDDHAAELARVPLHPLAGVTASWAFLRSVSKPFGPDLRLAVLVGDETTVARVAGRTRVGAGWVSTVLQRLLLALWRDPAVDEVVRRAAQSYERRRDGLLGALAEHGLRAHGRSGLNVWLPVPDETSAVTALRDAGWGVAPGALFRIAAAPAVRVTVSSLDADDLVPLAAALADAVDPTPPPGFPT; this is encoded by the coding sequence GTGTCAGCACGCTATCAGCTCAGTGGTACGACGGCCGTCGAGATTTCGGCCGGTATCGAGTCGGGCATCCGTATCGGTGCCCTGTCCCCCGGGGCCGCGCTGCCCCCGGTGCGGGCGCTCGCCGCCGACCTGGGTGTCAGCCCCGCCACCGTCGCCCGCGCCTACCAGGAGCTACGCCAACGTGGCCTGCTCGTCACCGCCGGACGGCACGGCACCCGAGTCCGCCCCCGCCCTCCGGTGGCCGCCCGCCGCTCCGCGCTCCGTCCGCCGCCGCTGCCCGGGGCCCGCGACCTGTCCCGGGGCGAACCCGACCGCCGGCTGCTCCCTCCGCTCGGCCCGCACCTGGCAGCGCTCGCCGCCGACATCGGCCCCTCGGTCAGCTACTCCGACGCCGGAGTGCTGCCCGAACTGGCCGAGGTGGCCCGGGCCCGACTGGACGCCGACGGCGTACCGGCCGGGGACCTGACCCTCACCGGCGGCGCGCTCGACGGCATCGAGCGGCTGCTCGGCGCCCACCTGCGGCCCGGCGACGCGGTAGCGGTGGAGGACCCGGGCTGGGCCAACCTGCTCGACCTGGTGGCCGCGCTGGGGCTGCGCCCGATCGGCGTACCCGTGGACGACGAGGGCCCGCTGGTGGCCGGGGTGGCCGCCGCGCTCGCCGCCGGGGCACGGGCGCTGGTGGTCACCAGCCGAGCGCAGAACCCGACCGGCTCGGCCGTCTCCGCGCAGCGTGCCGAGGCGCTGCGGACGCTGCTCGGCGGTCGCCGGGACCTGCTGCTGATCGAGGACGACCACGCCGCCGAGCTGGCTCGCGTACCCCTGCACCCGCTGGCCGGTGTGACCGCGAGCTGGGCCTTCCTGCGGTCGGTGAGCAAACCCTTCGGCCCGGACCTGCGGCTCGCGGTGCTGGTCGGCGACGAGACGACGGTGGCCCGGGTGGCCGGTCGGACGCGGGTCGGCGCGGGCTGGGTCTCCACCGTTCTGCAACGGCTGCTCCTCGCCCTCTGGCGCGACCCGGCGGTCGACGAGGTGGTGCGGCGGGCGGCGCAGAGCTACGAGCGGCGACGCGACGGGCTGCTGGGCGCGCTGGCCGAGCACGGCCTACGGGCGCACGGCCGCAGCGGACTCAACGTCTGGCTGCCGGTGCCGGACGAGACCAGCGCGGTCACCGCGTTGCGCGACGCCGGCTGGGGGGTCGCCCCCGGCGCCCTCTTCCGGATCGCCGCCGCGCCCGCCGTGCGCGTCACGGTCAGTTCGCTGGACGCCGACGACCTGGTCCCGCTGGCCGCCGCCCTGGCGGACGCCGTCGACCCGACCCCACCCCCGGGCTTCCCCACCTGA
- a CDS encoding UdgX family uracil-DNA binding protein (This protein belongs to the uracil DNA glycosylase superfamily, members of which act in excision repair of DNA. However, it belongs more specifically to UdgX branch, whose founding member was found to bind uracil in DNA (where it does not belong), without cleaving it, appears to promote DNA repair by a pathway involving RecA, rather than base excision.), with protein MAEQTGNAPGAQRFIPPDADTIDALRTAAGGCRGCELYRDASQTVFGRGDESARVVLVGEQPGDMEDQKGLPFVGPAGRLLRRAVDDAGLDPGHLYLTNAVKHFRFELRGKRRIHQTPDQVHITACRPWLVAEFARLRPEIVVVLGATAAKALLGPSFRVTRQRGELLPWPASAQRPEDFQRVPVDNAGKHADAPQARLLATIHPSAVLRADDQDKAYEGLVADLTVVTRALPE; from the coding sequence ATGGCCGAGCAGACCGGGAACGCCCCGGGCGCCCAGCGGTTCATCCCGCCCGACGCCGACACCATCGACGCCCTGCGTACCGCCGCCGGCGGCTGTCGGGGTTGCGAGCTGTACCGGGACGCGTCGCAGACGGTCTTCGGCCGGGGCGACGAGAGCGCCCGGGTGGTGCTGGTCGGCGAGCAACCGGGCGACATGGAGGACCAGAAGGGGCTGCCCTTCGTCGGCCCCGCCGGTCGGCTGCTGCGCCGCGCCGTCGACGACGCCGGGCTGGACCCGGGCCACCTCTACCTGACCAACGCCGTGAAGCACTTCCGTTTCGAGTTGCGCGGCAAGCGGCGGATCCACCAGACCCCTGACCAGGTGCACATCACGGCCTGCCGACCCTGGTTGGTCGCCGAGTTCGCCCGGTTACGCCCGGAGATCGTGGTGGTGCTCGGCGCGACCGCCGCCAAGGCGCTGCTCGGGCCGTCCTTCCGGGTCACCAGGCAGCGGGGCGAGCTGCTGCCCTGGCCCGCCTCGGCCCAGCGTCCGGAGGACTTCCAACGGGTGCCGGTGGACAACGCCGGAAAGCACGCCGACGCGCCGCAGGCTCGGCTGCTGGCCACCATCCACCCGTCCGCGGTGCTGCGCGCCGACGACCAGGACAAGGCGTACGAGGGGTTGGTCGCCGACCTCACCGTCGTCACCCGCGCCCTGCCCGAGTAG